A window of Fragaria vesca subsp. vesca linkage group LG7, FraVesHawaii_1.0, whole genome shotgun sequence contains these coding sequences:
- the LOC101305230 gene encoding uncharacterized protein LOC101305230, which produces MTVLAGGMSSESCGRSVLSAAETNAQGLSKRSKIRYTRSFLVSLANLSTEKGLSRAIEPSVLSELDCLLEPPWEDSNDSNSESCHEDLHKGLLSCENVGLLGHGSSLGVNGDIADTSQPMVEENIVPLLHKCKEPYRPPHLFKADWTDYKDEVWVSPESLGKNEGRNQNWRREFLEVMREEQKEAFQEKQKKALSEQRSNNVKSRMPLELSYNEEIICSLAAEHSDNTANHSKSPATCFEFADQFPVIEQKPAYSISCTEGSELIAHGVPSDHSTKVPDNHSKSTTTDETSQLYGCKIPAVILGVLACVGLEHIFKPETKEFSCSMLWDGCDAEDGKQDSGNHHGSHHLMLLPEEGTEQKDMTSSSELRTDSITDNSELKFVSKGNAGEFGKDSTQEPSFGTSSTKGLQLTSACTCNRLSSVGRSTRKSVSQSCKFFFPIANKNHLASATRKYKPSVINSEAIVFSSTTDQSKGRENQSVSNDLKLNPVCCSDEKDSLPIELCLPDEDSLITVDDFRVVSYKDMLERNQVKSDRVSPSAPVDSSTHVNTVPPVCKGKTSYRPSPALTNSQVKAVNPKFKPQNPSSQAFSTNVFPTNFNQSQAKPHQQMFTTTYMPELYQVQAFPWNYQMSGYGCVPLSVPTPGVYGRTNLLGTQNNAGTGYYLGWQ; this is translated from the exons ATGACGGTTTTGGCCGGCGGAATGAGCTCGGAAAGCTGCGGCCGGAGCGTGCTTTCTGCGGCGGAAACGAACGCACAGGGACTCTCCAA ACGGTCAAAAATCAGATATACAAGGTCTTTTCTAGTCTCGCTGGCAAATTTGAGTACAGAAAAAGGATTATCGAGAGCAATTGAACCGTCAGTCCTAAG TGAACTTGATTGTCTATTGGAGCCGCCATGGGAAGATTCGAATGATTCAA ATTCTGAGAGTTGTCATGAGGACCTACATAAAGGTCTGCTTAGCTGTGAGAATGTTGGCCTTCTGGGACATGGTTCTTCACTGGGAGTCAATGGTGACATTGCTGATACTTCTCAGCCCATGGTTGAAGAAAATATAGTTCCTCTACTCCACAAATGCAAAGAACCATATCGACCTCCACACCTTTTTAAG GCAGATTGGACTGATTATAAGGATGAAGTATGGGTTTCTCCTGAGTCTCTGGGTAAAAATGAAGGGCGTAACCAAAACTGGAGAAGAG AATTTCTAGAGGTGATGAGGGAAGAACAGAAGGAAGCATTCCAAGAGAAGCAAAAGAAAGCTTTAAGTGAGCAGAGAAGCAACAATGTCAAATCTAGAATGCCACTGGAGTTGTCTTACAATGAAGAAATAATCTGTTCCCTTGCAGCTGAG CATTCTGATAATACTGCAAATCACTCCAAGAGCCCTGCAACTTGTTTTGAATTTGCTGATCAGTTTCCTGTTATAG AGCAAAAGCCTGCATATAGTATCTCTTGCACTGAAGGATCTGAATTGATAGCTCACGGCGTCCCAAGTGATCATTCCACCAAGGTTCCAGACAACCATTCGAAATCTACTACTACAGATGAAACCTCCCAGTTATATGGATGTAAAATCCCAGCTGTCATTCTAGGAGTTCTTGCATGTGTGGGCCTTGAACACATTTTTAAACCGGAGACTAAAGAATTTAGTTGTTCTATGCTCTGGGATGGTTGTGATGCAGAGGATGGAAAGCAAGATTCTGGTAATCATCATGGTTCTCATCACCTAATGTTATTGCCAGAGGAAGGGACTGAACAGAAGGATATGACATCGTCTTCAGAGCTAAGGACTGACAGTATAACTGACAACAGCGAGCTTAAATTTGTGAGTAAGGGAAATGCTGGAGAGTTTGGAAAGGATTCGACTCAAGAACCATCGTTTGGAACAAGTTCCACAAAGGGATTGCAATTGACCAGTGCATGTACTTGCAACCGACTGAGTTCTGTTGGCAGGTCAACAAGGAAAAGTGTTTCACAATCATGCAAGTTCTTTTTTCCTATTGCAAACAAGAATCACTTGGCTTCTGCAACTCGGAAATATAAACCCAGTGTGATCAACAGTGAAGCCATCGTGTTCTCAAGTACTACTGATCAAAGTAAGGGAAGGGAAAACCAGTCCGTCTCTAATGATTTAAAACTGAATCCTGTCTGCTGCTCTGATGAAAAAGACTCCTTGCCCATTGAACTTTGTCTGCCGGATGAGGACAGCTTAATTACAGTGGATGATTTCAGGGTCGTGTCCTACAAGGATATGCTTGAAAGAAATCAAGTCAAATCTGATAGGGTAAGCCCAAGTGCACCAGTTGATAGTTCTACTCATGTCAACACTGTACCACCAGTTTGTAAGGGGAAGACGTCTTACCGTCCTTCACCAGCTCTTACAAATTCTCAAGTGAAAGCCGTTAATCCAAAGTTCAAGCCTCAGAATCCATCCAGCCAAGCTTTCTCTACAAATGTGTTCCCCACCAATTTCAATCAGTCCCAAGCCAAACCGCATCAGCAAATGTTTACAACTACTTACATGCCGGAGCTGTACCAGGTCCAAGCTTTTCCCTGGAACTACCAGATGTCAGGTTACGGATGTGTGCCACTGTCAGTGCCAACTCCAG GGGTATATGGCAGGACTAATCTTCTTGGAACTCAGAACAATGCAGGGACAGGCTATTACCTTGGTTGGCAATAG